The Nitrospira tepida genome includes a window with the following:
- a CDS encoding glycosyltransferase family 2 protein — MLTSSVVVPILNAARTLPACLRALDNLRPSPGEVVLIDNGSTDESLLLAKTYEGESHPFRVQLLSAAPHSASIARNTGIKAASGDIILFTDADCSPAPDWLGRLLESFDDPKIGAVAGRVSGDPGSTLPELFSMLYTLRLPKEASLHDHWTPLQGGYPTANLAVRRTVLERLQGFDESVAIYGEDYDLCARLYAAGWRLLYRPEAQVIHHHRTTWRAILRQAYGFGLGQAYLIHKHVTRGLWVDLPQGSATWSRAPVAGWIDCASADKKCLAILAGSLIVPIVGWLVPAYLFWLARQAHQRAVTEPVEASWLTSFGLGVLLIAKSGAMTAGRLVGSVKYGTLCL; from the coding sequence ATGTTGACCAGTTCCGTCGTGGTGCCCATCCTGAACGCAGCCCGCACCCTCCCGGCTTGCCTGCGCGCGTTGGACAACCTTCGCCCCTCTCCCGGCGAAGTCGTCCTCATCGATAACGGCTCGACCGACGAGAGCCTGCTCCTGGCCAAGACCTATGAAGGAGAGTCCCATCCGTTTCGGGTTCAGCTCCTGTCCGCAGCGCCACACAGCGCCTCTATTGCCCGTAACACGGGGATCAAGGCCGCCAGCGGTGACATCATCCTGTTCACGGACGCCGATTGCTCACCGGCGCCGGACTGGCTCGGGCGGTTGCTGGAATCATTTGATGATCCCAAGATCGGTGCAGTGGCAGGCCGGGTAAGCGGTGATCCTGGATCGACGCTGCCCGAACTCTTCAGCATGCTCTACACCTTGCGGCTTCCCAAAGAGGCCTCGCTCCACGACCATTGGACGCCGCTTCAGGGAGGCTATCCGACCGCCAACCTCGCGGTGCGCCGGACTGTTCTGGAGAGACTCCAGGGATTCGATGAGAGCGTCGCGATTTATGGAGAGGACTACGACCTCTGCGCGCGCCTCTACGCGGCAGGATGGCGCCTGCTGTATCGACCGGAGGCTCAGGTGATCCACCACCATCGAACAACGTGGCGCGCGATTTTGCGGCAGGCCTATGGGTTCGGTCTGGGCCAGGCCTATCTGATCCATAAACATGTCACCCGCGGGCTCTGGGTGGATCTGCCGCAAGGATCAGCGACCTGGAGCCGTGCCCCGGTCGCCGGTTGGATCGATTGCGCCTCGGCTGACAAGAAATGTTTGGCGATCCTGGCTGGTTCGCTCATCGTGCCAATCGTTGGATGGCTGGTCCCTGCCTATCTGTTCTGGCTGGCCAGGCAGGCCCATCAACGGGCAGTTACCGAACCGGTCGAGGCCTCCTGGCTCACATCGTTTGGCCTGGGAGTCCTGTTGATCGCCAAATCCGGCGCCATGACCGCCGGCCGATTGGTGGGTTCCGTGAAGTATGGAACGCTCTGTTTATGA